The following proteins are encoded in a genomic region of Drosophila miranda strain MSH22 chromosome 4, D.miranda_PacBio2.1, whole genome shotgun sequence:
- the LOC108164059 gene encoding protein O-mannosyl-transferase TMTC2, with protein MPLMETPWLLSAKEMVAGEAWLRLRLRLHKSNMDYTCLFCCSLAFALYLNTLNAGFVYDDRRAILGNADVSGGGPWQRSFANDFWGTPLTDSGSHGSWRPLCVLSFRLNYFLGGGFAPWGFHLVNNLLHCVATALVVRVARTLLASVWAVLAAGALFAAHPIHTEAVAGVVGRADVAACVCYLLTYLSYLRHMRWRESGDPRQWLALAATLILALAGLLCKETAITALLVCALFDVIRGVSGQVDKQRLRSVCIVLGALFCSAYCRLVIVPGPQTAFSSADNPISRTPSAWTRLLTFLYLPVFNFRLMLQPQVLSFDWGMDALPRVISLWDRRNAQSACFYSVLVGVAWHSCRQLLCNGGGKDVGGVSVAGMAGNAPPFPQYHIQKVAASRKSRSKRKRLAASNKYQAFEAAAAYPPIHQETALPFAAKQPCSRDCNNNSSSEAYPHPHHLVSSAFRGSRSSSSCSNSTTSSNKSSGSSSSSSSSSSSSSSSSTSSSSCSSSLLPQRCSSEYLLGGMSPKSRHACIMLMSCSFLGLPFLPASNLFFYVGFVVAERLLYLPSVGFCLLVGYGVSRLMASTQRTRCTLVLCLSVCLLAAMSLRTVRRNADWRDEESLYRSAIAVNPPKALGNLGSVLSSQGRYEEAKQVLQEAIRYRPNMADVHFNLGILHQNQQDYAAAVECFQRAIKFRPNLAVAYLNLGISFIALGKRQQAMEILQAGATLDGASVRDRGAHDQARSSAYLQLGALYVEQGKLQRALAVYREAFSSLPGLPQQREVLYQRIGDVLGRLQQWDEAERHHRAALELQPNQVAAHLSYGITLARNSSRSAEAEMWFKRALKLAPDQASVYHHYAEFLSLQSRHHESAVYHRRAAELAPTDYALVVAAATAMRLLDRKAEAEIWYRKAVALRPDDAHAHTNLGAILHLLGRSTHAAASYKAALRLQPGDAITLGNLAKLGVTNV; from the exons CATGGACTACACGTGTCTCTTCTGCTGCAGCCTGGCGTTCGCCCTCTATCTGAACACCCTCAATGCTGGCTTCGTCTACGACGACAG ACGCGCCATTCTGGGCAATGCGGATGTCTCTGGCGGCGGGCCCTGGCAACGGAGCTTCGCCAACGACTTCTGGGGCACCCCGCTGACGGACAGCGGCTCCCACGGCTCCTGGCGACCCCTGTGCGTTCTCAGCTTCCGGCTCAACTATTTCCTTGGAGGAGGCTTCGCGCCGTGGGGATTCCACCTGGTAAACAATCTGCTGCACTGCGTTGCCACGGCTCTGGTGGTGCGCGTGGCACGCACTCTGCTCGCCTCCGTATGGGCGGTGCTAGCCGCGGGTGCCCTATTCGCGGCGCACCCCATCCACACGGAAGCCGTGGCCGGCGTTGTGGGGAGGGCGGATGTGGCAGCGTGCGTCTGCTACCTGCTCACGTACCTCAGCTATCTGCGGCACATGCGCTGGCGCGAGTCCGGCGATCCCCGCCAGTGGCTGGCCCTGGCCGCGACCCTGATCCTCGCCCTGGCAGGACTCCTCTGCAAGGAGACCGCCATCACGGCACTCCTGGTGTGCGCTCTCTTCGATGTGATTCGGGGAGTGAGTGGACAGGTGGATAAG CAACGCCTCCGGTCTGTGTGCATTGTCCTGGGGGCTCTCTTCTGCAGCGCCTACTGCCGTCTAGTCATCGTCCCAGGGCCACAGACGGCCTTCTCCAGCGCAGACAACCCCATTTCCCGCACCCCATCCGCCTGGACGCGGCTCCTCACGTTTCTTTACCTGCCAGTCTTCAATTTTCGATTGATGCTGCAGCCGCAGGTCCTGAGCTTCGACTGGGGCATGGATGCGCTGCCGCGCGTTATCTCTCTGTGGGATCGAAGGAACGCCCAGTCCGCCTGCTTCTACTCCGTGCTGGTGGGCGTGGCGTGGCACAGCTGTCGGCAGTTGCTCTGCAACGGAGGGGGAAAGGACGTGGGCGGAGTATCAGTGGCGGGAATGGCTGGAAATGCACCGCCATTCCCGCAGTACCACATCCAGAAGGTGGCCGCAAGTCGCAAGTCCCGCTCCAAGCGCAAGCGACTGGCGGCCAGCAACAAGTACCAAGCCTTTGAGGCAGCAGCCGCCTATCCGCCTATCCACCAAGAGACGGCGCTTCCATTCGCTGCCAAACAGCCGTGCAGCAGGgactgcaacaacaacagcagcagtgaAGCctatccgcatccgcatcacCTCGTGTCTTCCGCCTTCCGCGGCTcccggagcagcagcagctgcagcaacagcaccacctCCAGCAACAAGAGCTCCGGTAGCAGCTCCTCCTCGAGTTCGAGTTCCAGTTCGAGTTCCAGCTCGAGCACCAGCTCGAGTTCCTGCAGCAGCTCCCTACTGCCACAGCGATGCTCCTCCGAGTATCTCCTCGGAGGAATGTCGCCAAAGAGTCGACATGCCTGCATTATGCTCATGTCCTGCTCCTTCCTCGGGCTCCCCTTCCTGCCCGCCAGCAACCTCTTCTTCTATGTGGGCTTCGTCGTGGCCGAGCGGCTCCTCTACCTCCCCTCCGTGGGGTTCTGCTTGCTGGTGGGCTACGGAGTGTCCCGCCTCATGGCCTCCACGCAACGGACACGTTGCACTCTGGTCCTGTGCCTCAGCGTATGCCTTCTTGCCGCAATGAGCCTGAGGACGGTGCGCCGCAACGCCGACTGGCGGGACGAGGAGAGCCTCTACAGGAGTGCGATTGCCGTGAATCCGCCAAAGG CGTTGGGCAATCTGGGAAGCGTGCTTAGCTCTCAGGGACGCTACGAGGAGGCCAAACAGGTCCTGCAGGAGGCCATCCGGTACAGGCCCAACATGGCGGATGTGCACTTTAATCT GGGCATCCTGCACCAGAACCAACAGGACTACGCGGCAGCCGTCGAGTGCTTTCAGCGGGCCATTAAATTCAGGCCGAATCTGGCAG TGGCGTACCTCAATCTGGGCATATCATTCATTGCGCTCGGAAAGCGCCAGCAGGCCATGGAGATCCTCCAGGCTGGCGCCACGCTGGATGGGGCATCGGTGCGCGATCGAGGGGCCCACGATCAGGCGAGGAGTTCAGCGTATCTCCAGCTGGGAGCCCTCTACGTGGAGCAGGGAAAACTGCAGCGGGCACTGGCTGTCTACCGCGAGGCTTTCTCTTCCCTGCCAGGACTCCCACAGCAGCGGGAGGTCCTTTATCAGCGCATTGGGGACGTCCTGGGCCGGCTCCAGCAGTGGGATGAGGCGGAACGGCATCATAGAGCGGCGCTCGAGCTGCAGCCGAATCAAGTGGCGGCACATCTTTCGTACGGCATCACACTGGCACGAAAC AGTAGCCGCTCGGCGGAGGCTGAGATGTGGTTTAAGCGAGCCCTGAAACTGGCGCCCGACCAGGCCAGCGTCTATCATCACTACG CCGAATTCCTCTCGCTGCAATCGCGACACCACGAGTCTGCTGTCTACCATCGCAGGGCCGCAGAACTGGCGCCCACGGACTATGCTCTGGTTGTGGCAGCGGCCACAGCCATGCGACTGCTGGATCGGAAAGCGGAGGCGGAGATCTGGTACAGGAAG GCTGTGGCCTTGAGGCCGGACGATGCCCATGCCCACACCAATCTGGGGGCCATTCTGCATCTGCTGGGACGCTCGACGCATGCGGCGGCCAGCTACAAGGCGGCACTCCGACTGCAGCCAGGAGACGCCATCACGCTCGGGAATCTGGCCAAACTGGGCGTGACGAACGTTTAA